The DNA sequence AGCATTTAGCAACAGAATTTGATGTACTGATTTGTGAAGGTGCTGGTAGCCCAGCAGAGATTAACCTCAAGCACCGCGACTTAACTAATATGCGGGTAGCAAAACATTTAAATGCTCCAACTTTATTAGTTGTTGATATTGACAGAGGTGGTGCTTTTGCCCATGTAGTAGGAACACTAGAATTACTAGAGCCAGAGGAACGCGCCCTAATTCGCGGTGTTGTTATTAATAAATTTCGGGGACAGCGATCGCTTCTAGAACCGGGTATTAAGTGGTTGGAAGAACGTACAGGTATTCCGGTAGTTGGTGTTATTCCTTACCTCGATACCATGTTCCCTGCAGAAGATTCCCTTGATTTGTTGGAACGTAAATCCTACAAATCTTCAACTGAACTGAATATTAGTGTTATCCGTTTACCGAGAATTTCCAATTTTACCGACTTCGATCCTTTAGAATCAGAGCCGACAGTTACGATTAAATACTTAAGCCCCAAGCATGAATTAGGACGTCCAGATGCAGTAATTATCCCAGGTACAAAAGCAACAATTCCTGATTTGCTACTACTGCAAAAAACCGGCATGGCAGAAGCAATTCAAAATTACGCAGCAGCTGGAGGTACAGTGTTAGGTATCTGTGGGGGTTTCCAAATTCTTGGTCAAATTATCGCCGATCCAGAAGGCATAGAAGGACAAGCTGGCAGATACCAGGGCTTAGGGTTATTACCCATCAAAACTGTGATTACAGGACAAAAAATCGCTCGCCAGCGCCAAGTTACCTCAAATTATCCGCAAATGGGTTTACCGGTGAGTGGCTTTGAAATTCATCAAGGGCGATCGCGCACAGAAACTCAAGGAGTAGATCCCCAAGCTTACCACCCTTTATTTGACGATGCTAATTTAGGATTAGTAGATCGTTGTCAATCAGTCTGGGGTACTTATCTCCACGGTATATTTGATAATGGGCCTTGGCGTCGTGCTTGGTTAAATCGGCTGCGTCAACAACGGGGTTTGAAATCTCTGCCTACAGGCGTTGCCAACTATCGAGATCAGCGAGAGAATCTCTTAGACTATCTTGCTAAAGAGATTGAACGACATTTAGATTTAACTCCATTTTTGTCGTAGTTCCTTGAAACCATGAGTGTTCGCGTCCATTTCTTACCAGACGATGTTACAGTTGATGCCAAAGTGGGAGAACCCCTGCTAGATGTAGCAGATCGAGCTGGAGTTTTAATTCCTACTGGGTGTCTAATGGGTTCTTGTTATGCTTGTGCAGTAGAATTAGAAGATGGAGAAACGATCCGCGCTTGCATCAACGCAGTTCCACCTGGGCGCGAAAAATTGACAATAAATCTGTTTAGTGATCCAACATGGTAATGGTTAATAGCTAATGGTTAATCGTTAATTGACAACAGCTATTAACAATTAACCACTAGCTATTAGCTATGTGCTTTTGCTTTTAAGACATATTCTTTAAACCGTTCCATATCTGCTAGAAGCGTTGATTCTACAACCCTTCCCAAAAACAAATTATCCATGATTTTACCAAGAATACCAGGTATAGCATAGCCAACAGTAAGTTTAACGATACTGCTGTTATGGCGATCGTAAAAGCGAATGGCACCTCGATTTGGTAAACCATCCACAGATTCCCATTGAATAATTTGATGGGGAACAACTTTGAGAATGCGAGATTTCCAAGTAAATTCCAAACCGCCAGTTTTGAGCTTCCACACAGATATTTCTGGATTATCCTCAGGAACTTTAACGGAATCAATCCACTTCATCCAACGGGGCATCTGCTCCAAATCAGACCAAAGGCTCCATACTACATCTATGGGAGCCTCTACTTCTACTTGCACGCTATGCTCTAGCCAATCAGACATTCTCTTTTTTTCTTCCTTTGCGGCTTGTTTGTAACCTCTACTTTTTCACAGTCTCTAAAATCGCTTTCGCTGCTCGCCTTCCCGAAATTGTCGCTCCTTCCATGCTATCAATATAGTCTTGCTGCGTATAACTCCCCGCTAGAAAGAAATTAGCTATGGGCGTCTGTTGACTGGGACGATAAATATCCATTCCTGGTGCTTCCCTATAAAGAGACTGAGCAAGTTTCACCACACTGTACCAAGTCATATTCAGTTCTCGTGATGAGGGAAACAACTCATGTACTTGCGCCAGAACGTGCTGGGCTATTTCCTCATTACTTTGTTTAATAAATGGATCTCCCGGTGTCAGCACTAATTGCAACAAAGACCCCTGCCCTTGGCGATAATAATCAGCAGGACTAGTTAAAGCTAAATCAGCAAAACAAGAAAAGTCTCCATCGGGAGTATATAACAAATTATCTATTCCGGCTGCCCGCTCTAGCTGTTTACGCGCTTCGGCATCCTGCAGCTCCGTTACCCAACCATCAAATCGCAACTGCACCGTAGCCACAGGTACCGCTTCTAATTTATAGATGTTTTCAAATTCTGACCATTTTCGCCATTCTGGGGGTAGGAGGCGTTGAATGCCTGGCACGTCACAAGCAGCTACGTAGGCATCAGCAGTAATAATTTCTTCTGTATCGCCGTTGGCAACTACTATACCAGTAACGTGGGTTTGTTCCCCTTCCTCAGCAAACTGGATTTCCCGCACTCTCCGGCGAGTGTAAATCTTTGTTCCCCTTGCTTCTAAGTACTCCAAGATTGGCTTGTGTAGGTATTCATAGGGAGAACCCGACAACATCCGCAGTTTTGATGCCTCAGTTCTAACGGCAAATAACTGAAAGATTGTCAGCATACAACGGGCAGAAATATTTTCACAATCAATAAAGCCCAAGGCGTAGGCGATCGGATTCCACATTCGCTCAATACTACCTTGACTACCTCCATGACTGCGGAACCAATCGGCAAAACTAACATTATCTAAGTTACGAATATTTTGCATCGCACCGTTGTAATCTAACAAACCCCTTACTATTGGGCTTGTCGCAAGTGCTACTGCATTCTGCAATTTATCCAATAATGATATTTGAGAGCAAGTGAAAAATGCCTTGAGACCGTTGAAAGGTGCGCCCATCAAAAAGCGAAAATCAAGGGTGCCAATTCGCCCTCCTTGATTAATGAAGGTATGATTATGTTCTTTGGGTAGGAGGTTTCCAAACGCCCCTACTTTCTTCATCAATTCCAACAATTGATAGTAATTACCAAAGAAGACGTGCAACCCCATCTCAATATGATTGCCATCGCCATCTATCCAACTACCAACTTTACCACCAACAAATGGACGAGACTCTAAAATCTGAACTTCACAACCGGCATCAGCTAAATCTACAGCTGTTGATAGTCCAGCTAGCCCCGCACCCACGATTGCAACACGCATTCCGTCCTTCCTTTTCAGTTTATTTACAAATTGTAACTGCGTTGGCGTCGGAATTGGCTATTCATATTGAATCAAGGGTCAAGAGAGTAGATACTACCCTGCGTACTTAGACATAAAGTTAAACAAGGAATCAGGTAAAAAACAAAAAGACAAAAGGTATAAATAGTAGCAGTCTTTCTGGTTCTGAGATGATTTATTCTGTTGTTAGTTGTTTCTCTCTTTTACTGATTAGCATCTTTGCTTTCTTCGTTTGTTGGTAATCCTCTGATTAATTCTCTAATTACATCAGTTGCCGGTCTGCCAGTCTGTTGACAATACTTTTCTAGTTTTTCTGCCTCCTGTGTTGCTAAATTCACAGTAATACGTTTTACAGCCCACTTCTTATTAGTCATTTGATTGTGTTATTTGCTAGATACTAACATCACTAAATAATCATCGATTAAGCGAGGATGAAATAGATAAGAATATCAGAGTTTTTGTCAGGTAACAAGCAATGTCATGGGTGCTAAAAGCTTAAATTGGCAAATATGTTCTTCATTTTTATAACAAAATACAGAATTTGAATTTTTTGATTGTTCTTTTGACCGAAATACTAATGTACACTTGCCTTTAAACGCTAAGAAGTCAGCAAGAGTGAGTATAAAGCAGGTTGAGCTAGCAATTTTCTAAATTGAGTACAAATGACCACTTTTCCTACATAAATGTTTCTCCAGTTTGCTATTCATAACACATCTCACTATCTCTATAGCATAATTTCACTAAGCACTTTTGGGGTAAATATATGTCACAGTGCTTGCAGATATAACATGAAGGTGTGAGCTCACTATATAGATAGATGCTGAGATGTTTTTGGTTATGGAAATTCCAGTATACAAATAATTAGTTCCCATTAGCTTTATCATCTCAGACAGAGCATTATGTATATGGGAAATAACTTTTGTTGAATAGTGCTGATGCTTACAAGGTACATGCACCTATAGGTGAACTTGCAATACCTCTAAATTATGAATGCAAATGTATATTTCTTTCTTATTCTCGAACATTTGCAATCATTGCTATTACTAATAGAGTAGAAGCTATTTGTTCATTTATGTCTAAATAAGAGCTTGAGTTGCAAACACATTTGTTATTCAACATAGATGATTTTTTAAAAAAGTACAAACTCCTCTGTATTTCTGTTTTAATTGTATCTCTTTTTTCTAAAAAAACTTTGCCTTTACTCAAACTTTACCGAATTTATACTTAAGTTTTTCTTTGCGAAATCAGTGCTATTTTTAACATTAGAATATAAAGTTTTTATATTCTAATGTAAATTTTTAAATAATAGTAGCGCGAGGATTTTGTTCTGCCCTACTAGAATGAATATATTATTTATAAAGTCAAGTGATTTATCTGGAATTAGGAATAAAAGTAATTAAGTATAATAATTGTTTGCTATATTACTTTCTAATTACTGATGAATTATCTGAAAGAATTACTTAGAAAAATAGGGATATTTTACTCTTAATCAAAAATTAATAAACTTAGCATTATAAGTTAACTCTAAGAAGATTTAAAACAGTTTTTTTGTACTAAAATACATTTGCTGGTCGCATCCAATGTGCAATTTGAAATAAATTTTCCTAAAGAAGATTTAGATATTGCTGAATTTTCCTTCTTTTAGTTAACCACTTCTTGCTCAATACAA is a window from the Chlorogloeopsis sp. ULAP01 genome containing:
- a CDS encoding 2Fe-2S iron-sulfur cluster-binding protein produces the protein MSVRVHFLPDDVTVDAKVGEPLLDVADRAGVLIPTGCLMGSCYACAVELEDGETIRACINAVPPGREKLTINLFSDPTW
- a CDS encoding SRPBCC family protein; this encodes MSDWLEHSVQVEVEAPIDVVWSLWSDLEQMPRWMKWIDSVKVPEDNPEISVWKLKTGGLEFTWKSRILKVVPHQIIQWESVDGLPNRGAIRFYDRHNSSIVKLTVGYAIPGILGKIMDNLFLGRVVESTLLADMERFKEYVLKAKAHS
- the zds gene encoding 9,9'-di-cis-zeta-carotene desaturase, with product MRVAIVGAGLAGLSTAVDLADAGCEVQILESRPFVGGKVGSWIDGDGNHIEMGLHVFFGNYYQLLELMKKVGAFGNLLPKEHNHTFINQGGRIGTLDFRFLMGAPFNGLKAFFTCSQISLLDKLQNAVALATSPIVRGLLDYNGAMQNIRNLDNVSFADWFRSHGGSQGSIERMWNPIAYALGFIDCENISARCMLTIFQLFAVRTEASKLRMLSGSPYEYLHKPILEYLEARGTKIYTRRRVREIQFAEEGEQTHVTGIVVANGDTEEIITADAYVAACDVPGIQRLLPPEWRKWSEFENIYKLEAVPVATVQLRFDGWVTELQDAEARKQLERAAGIDNLLYTPDGDFSCFADLALTSPADYYRQGQGSLLQLVLTPGDPFIKQSNEEIAQHVLAQVHELFPSSRELNMTWYSVVKLAQSLYREAPGMDIYRPSQQTPIANFFLAGSYTQQDYIDSMEGATISGRRAAKAILETVKK
- the cobQ gene encoding cobyric acid synthase CobQ encodes the protein MKAIMVVGTTSHAGKSLITAAICRILSQRGWRVAPFKGQNMALNAYVTVNGGEMGYAQAVQAWAAGVIPWVEMNPILLKPQGDMTSQLIVKGKPVGRVNAQDYYEQYFELGWRAIEESLQHLATEFDVLICEGAGSPAEINLKHRDLTNMRVAKHLNAPTLLVVDIDRGGAFAHVVGTLELLEPEERALIRGVVINKFRGQRSLLEPGIKWLEERTGIPVVGVIPYLDTMFPAEDSLDLLERKSYKSSTELNISVIRLPRISNFTDFDPLESEPTVTIKYLSPKHELGRPDAVIIPGTKATIPDLLLLQKTGMAEAIQNYAAAGGTVLGICGGFQILGQIIADPEGIEGQAGRYQGLGLLPIKTVITGQKIARQRQVTSNYPQMGLPVSGFEIHQGRSRTETQGVDPQAYHPLFDDANLGLVDRCQSVWGTYLHGIFDNGPWRRAWLNRLRQQRGLKSLPTGVANYRDQRENLLDYLAKEIERHLDLTPFLS
- a CDS encoding CopG family transcriptional regulator: MTNKKWAVKRITVNLATQEAEKLEKYCQQTGRPATDVIRELIRGLPTNEESKDANQ